A single Actinomadura algeriensis DNA region contains:
- a CDS encoding DUF3068 domain-containing protein codes for MRRRVGLLLVCLGAFFLTLAPLFRFYVAEQVVRAPLNRYQVTHLESPNSTYFDQADLKTKTNVTLLATNTVRGDVRANNGNDDIAVWDSTTNIYDKANPKNPVQIQGFRIAFNRETGELVDCCGVHVDGDGNVRMAGTYGLLFPIANVDKIDYPFYDMTTKQPAPMKFGAVEQVNGLPAYRFTQHVPLTKTGAVEAKLPGKMLGLPDDTPQQVDRYAEAYNTVWVDPRTGVPVKHRKNIRSTVRTPDGRGEMIVAQADLVTTAADQKKAVDLANDTALQIDMVRIFVPGAAVLLGLLGLLIGGIMGLGRDDAPPPPPQAPRRSDGKFGDVSPPRRPKDPKESKDPKGPKEPAQGAAKKPAKKKAPPRPGSRPAPKRKPVRRA; via the coding sequence ATGCGGCGACGGGTCGGACTGCTCCTTGTCTGCCTGGGAGCGTTCTTCCTCACCCTCGCGCCACTCTTCCGGTTCTACGTGGCGGAGCAGGTCGTGCGCGCGCCCCTGAACCGGTACCAGGTCACGCACCTGGAGTCGCCGAACAGCACCTACTTCGACCAGGCCGACCTGAAGACGAAGACGAACGTCACGCTCCTCGCCACGAACACCGTCCGCGGCGACGTCCGGGCGAACAACGGCAACGACGACATCGCCGTCTGGGACTCGACCACCAACATCTACGACAAGGCGAACCCGAAGAACCCCGTGCAGATCCAGGGGTTCCGGATCGCCTTCAACCGGGAGACGGGCGAGCTGGTCGACTGCTGCGGCGTCCACGTGGACGGCGACGGCAACGTGCGGATGGCCGGAACCTACGGGCTGCTGTTCCCCATCGCGAACGTCGACAAGATCGACTACCCGTTCTACGACATGACGACCAAGCAGCCCGCGCCGATGAAGTTCGGCGCGGTCGAGCAGGTCAACGGCCTCCCCGCCTACCGGTTCACCCAGCACGTCCCGCTGACCAAGACCGGCGCGGTCGAGGCCAAGCTCCCCGGGAAGATGCTCGGGCTGCCCGACGACACGCCGCAGCAGGTCGACCGCTACGCCGAGGCGTACAACACCGTCTGGGTGGACCCGCGCACGGGCGTCCCGGTCAAGCACCGCAAGAACATCCGCAGCACGGTGCGGACCCCGGACGGACGCGGCGAGATGATCGTCGCGCAGGCCGACCTCGTCACCACCGCCGCGGACCAGAAGAAGGCCGTCGACCTCGCGAACGACACCGCCCTGCAGATCGACATGGTGCGGATCTTCGTCCCCGGCGCGGCCGTCCTGCTCGGCCTCCTCGGCCTGCTGATCGGCGGCATCATGGGCCTCGGGCGCGACGACGCGCCGCCGCCCCCGCCGCAGGCCCCGCGTCGCTCCGACGGCAAGTTCGGCGACGTGTCGCCGCCGCGCCGGCCGAAGGATCCAAAGGAGTCGAAGGACCCGAAGGGCCCGAAGGAGCCCGCGCAGGGGGCGGCGAAGAAGCCCGCGAAGAAGAAGGCGCCGCCGCGTCCCGGATCCCGCCCGGCGCCGAAGAGGAAACCCGTCCGCCGGGCCTGA
- a CDS encoding class I SAM-dependent methyltransferase, whose product MVSVRTNEAYTDVPRTDGRTDGRTDGPAAHRATLARSVRLLSAFRHEASDPERFYDLLARDTVAQLRTYTELDGATVVDVGTGSGFFARALERAGARCTGVDPDVGELSAHGRPGPNTIVASGLALPFRTGSADVCFSSNVLEHVPDPWRMAGEMVRVTRPDGTVYLSFTNWLSPWGGHETSPWHYFGGHRAARRYERRHGRPPKNRYGRSLHSVSVADALAWARGRADVDVVDVLPRYHPGWARAIVRVPGLREVATWNLVLVLRKRRA is encoded by the coding sequence ATGGTCTCGGTGCGCACCAACGAGGCGTACACGGACGTGCCGCGCACGGACGGGCGCACGGACGGGCGCACGGACGGGCCGGCCGCGCACCGGGCGACGCTGGCCCGATCGGTGCGGCTGCTCAGCGCGTTCCGGCACGAGGCAAGCGACCCGGAGCGCTTCTACGACCTCCTGGCACGCGACACCGTCGCCCAGCTCCGGACGTACACCGAACTGGACGGGGCGACGGTCGTCGACGTCGGGACGGGCTCGGGGTTCTTCGCGCGCGCGCTGGAGCGGGCGGGCGCGCGCTGCACCGGCGTCGATCCGGACGTCGGCGAACTGAGCGCGCACGGCCGTCCCGGACCGAACACCATCGTGGCCAGCGGGCTCGCGCTGCCGTTCCGGACGGGCTCCGCCGACGTGTGCTTCTCGTCGAACGTCCTGGAACACGTCCCGGATCCCTGGCGGATGGCCGGGGAGATGGTGCGGGTGACCCGGCCCGACGGGACCGTGTACCTGTCGTTCACGAACTGGCTGTCGCCGTGGGGCGGGCACGAGACGTCCCCGTGGCACTACTTCGGCGGCCACCGCGCCGCGCGCCGGTACGAGCGGCGGCACGGCCGTCCGCCGAAGAACCGGTACGGGCGGAGCCTGCACTCGGTGTCGGTCGCGGACGCCCTCGCGTGGGCGCGCGGGCGCGCCGACGTCGACGTCGTGGACGTCCTGCCCCGCTACCACCCGGGGTGGGCGCGGGCGATCGTCCGCGTGCCGGGGCTGCGGGAGGTCGCCACGTGGAACCTCGTGCTGGTGCTGCGCAAGAGGCGCGCATGA
- a CDS encoding acyltransferase family protein: MTATDRAVRVAPPQITGHQAPLDGIRAVASLAVLLVHVAGSAGTMTRGEGAGWLFNGGKVGVALFFVLSGMLLYRPWAAATLDGRPPPRSGGYLLKRALRILPAYWVLVVVYMVTAGREYIGDPVSWVSLLTLTQTYLPDPAWTSVLGPSHLLPLWSLTVEVAWYITLPLTAAVLSWCARRARTGDVGVIAKRLLLAIGVYGALSFPFTALAFFPERNTHVGVWLPRYFVWFAIGMALAVVTVWARLDERRPVAALCRSVSDSWAACWAAAAMLFVVGATPVTGPLTLSDPDGFWTATLHLVVFGTCALAFAAPVALAPQGHAIMDRTLANPVMRFLGRVSYGLFLWQMIIIIAWYEAFDRSFRGSVLTDLPVLAAASIAAAALSFYLVERPVQAVQRRFPG, encoded by the coding sequence ATGACGGCGACCGATCGGGCCGTGCGGGTCGCGCCGCCGCAGATCACCGGGCACCAGGCCCCGCTGGACGGGATCCGCGCGGTCGCCTCGCTGGCCGTCCTGCTGGTGCACGTGGCGGGCTCGGCGGGCACGATGACGCGGGGCGAGGGCGCGGGCTGGCTGTTCAACGGCGGCAAGGTCGGGGTGGCGCTGTTCTTCGTGCTGTCCGGGATGCTGCTGTACCGGCCCTGGGCGGCGGCAACGCTGGACGGACGGCCGCCGCCTCGGTCGGGCGGGTACCTGCTCAAGCGCGCGCTGCGGATTCTCCCCGCGTACTGGGTGCTGGTCGTGGTCTATATGGTCACGGCAGGGCGCGAGTACATCGGCGACCCGGTTTCGTGGGTGTCGCTGCTGACACTCACACAGACCTATCTGCCCGACCCCGCCTGGACGTCCGTACTGGGCCCCTCCCATCTTCTGCCGCTGTGGAGCCTCACAGTGGAAGTCGCCTGGTACATCACGCTGCCGCTGACGGCGGCCGTGCTGAGCTGGTGCGCCCGGCGCGCGCGCACAGGCGACGTGGGCGTCATCGCGAAACGGCTGCTGCTCGCCATCGGCGTGTACGGCGCACTGTCGTTCCCCTTCACCGCCCTGGCGTTCTTTCCGGAGCGCAACACGCACGTCGGCGTGTGGCTCCCCCGCTACTTCGTCTGGTTCGCGATCGGGATGGCCCTCGCCGTCGTGACCGTCTGGGCGCGGCTGGACGAGCGGCGCCCCGTCGCGGCGCTGTGCCGGTCGGTGTCGGACTCGTGGGCCGCGTGCTGGGCGGCGGCGGCGATGCTGTTCGTCGTCGGAGCGACCCCGGTGACCGGCCCGCTCACCCTCTCCGACCCCGACGGGTTCTGGACCGCGACGCTGCACCTGGTCGTCTTCGGCACGTGCGCGCTGGCGTTCGCGGCGCCCGTGGCGCTGGCGCCCCAGGGGCACGCGATCATGGACCGGACGCTGGCGAACCCCGTGATGCGGTTCCTCGGCCGCGTCTCCTACGGGCTGTTCCTGTGGCAGATGATCATCATCATCGCGTGGTACGAGGCGTTCGACCGGTCCTTCCGGGGGAGCGTGCTCACGGATCTTCCGGTGCTGGCCGCGGCGTCCATCGCAGCGGCGGCGTTGAGCTTCTACCTGGTGGAACGTCCGGTGCAGGCGGTGCAGCGGCGCTTCCCGGGGTAG
- a CDS encoding alpha-(1->3)-arabinofuranosyltransferase domain-containing protein — protein sequence MDADAAAARLRDRLRAVACCCALIALAFGTRPGSILADTKIDMAVNPLGFLGGALHLWSPEQFGQLQNQAVGYLFPMGPFYALGDVAGVPAWITQRCWLALLMCLAFTGTLRLAGRLGVGGPRSRAFAAMAYALAPNALSTLGLISSEYMPVAMLPWIVLPLVSAIAGDTGRLRAAARSGLAIACCGGINATATLAVLVVPAIYLLTRPRGTLRFRLAAWWSAAVAAAIAWWLIPLTLTGTYGFSWLTYTEKASTTTGPTGLVNVLRGAERWVNYLVADGQIWSPVGYGLSLTPLAMLCTGVVAALGLAGLAGRLLPERTFLLLTLLTGLAILTTGHMSDLPGLFAGDARALLDGALAPFRNLHKFDAVIRLPLALGLAHVLVAAARWLKHRRPEDDPTLVYPERGGLRGRIRAAAVLPLVAAVALGGIGLTGAVRGLSGSGDFKEVPGYWKDAASWLNERAGRQGVLAVPGSAFGEYLWGRPMDDIVQPLLDARWGVRQLVPAGSPGYTRALDAIELQARAGQPSPGLSEFLGRMGVRYVLVRNDLRRESLDGGRPARVHETLDGSPGLKRVATFGPPVGHTPVDDAVSALDQPYPALEVYEVEGAEPVATLTEAADPVRVYGGPESLLTMADGGALPDGPVLLNDDAADLGGAPVITDSPRLVRRNFGELHQTSHTLGAAHRREAADVLDDGWKRYASHVAYGGGIRDVTASSAASGEDTAPEGHLPGAAPFAALDGDPFSAWRTGGFDGPVGQWLRVDFDRPRDVGDLTAAFLQAEALGPPVARVAVETEHGAVEQDVRRTADAQPLRAPEGETRWVRIRVLGLTAEPAEPGFARAGITELAVGGVEPTRTYVLPSPGGTDEPATYVMSRVPGGKAPCMRGSVRWVCSDELGVRGEEGDGFDRTFASAKARDVRLTGTAVLTDEELIARYTEADRQPVVKATSTLTAHPANAPRSGFDGDPATTWIAEPDDRAPAFAVAWGAPRKVGTLELRRPPGASGPARVRIEGDDGEIREGLSDGAGRISFAPMTTERVKVTFLDNRRLQPIQLTDLVIPGVEPMPDVRGADLELRCGLGPKLRIGGKTVRTKAAGTFGDLLAGRPVRFAACDPVPLKAGENRLTGVPLDTYRIETVIADGDAARAPRSTAKPAPVEVASWESGSREVRVDAAAASFLTVQENFNEGWRATVDGTELRPVRLDGWKQGWLVPAGTRGAVELTYEPDRAQLVSVAGGLGLLVLLLAVAVRPFGRRRPPRGRAPAAVPAAGRGWPIWAALPFAAALGAWIGGVPGAAVTLAVAVVCGWARTRRLAALRAIASPWPVAVAMVAGTGCLAVGARWNLLGNPANPSGVLGDVAPQVLGLVIVGRLAIELWRPRPPRGGSGRSGGGPISVSWDAPGGATPGSAAAPPAPDVPPGRSSTPPLRWTPRPAPEDP from the coding sequence ATGGACGCGGACGCGGCGGCGGCGCGGCTGCGCGACCGGCTGCGGGCCGTCGCGTGCTGCTGCGCGCTGATCGCGCTCGCGTTCGGTACCCGGCCGGGCTCGATCCTCGCCGACACCAAGATCGACATGGCGGTGAACCCGCTGGGGTTCCTCGGCGGCGCCCTGCACCTGTGGAGCCCCGAGCAGTTCGGCCAGCTGCAGAACCAGGCCGTCGGCTACCTGTTCCCGATGGGCCCGTTCTACGCGCTCGGCGACGTGGCCGGGGTGCCCGCGTGGATCACCCAGCGGTGCTGGCTGGCGCTGCTGATGTGCCTGGCGTTCACCGGCACGCTCCGGCTCGCCGGACGCCTCGGCGTCGGCGGCCCCCGCTCCCGCGCGTTCGCCGCGATGGCGTACGCGCTCGCCCCGAACGCGCTGTCGACGCTCGGGCTGATCTCGTCGGAGTACATGCCGGTCGCGATGCTGCCCTGGATCGTGCTGCCGCTGGTGAGCGCGATCGCCGGGGACACTGGACGGCTGCGCGCGGCGGCCCGGTCGGGCCTGGCGATCGCGTGCTGCGGCGGCATCAACGCGACCGCGACCCTCGCGGTCCTGGTCGTCCCGGCGATCTACCTGCTGACCCGGCCGCGAGGGACTCTCCGGTTCCGGCTGGCGGCCTGGTGGTCGGCGGCCGTGGCGGCGGCGATCGCGTGGTGGCTGATCCCGCTGACGCTGACCGGCACCTACGGGTTCTCTTGGCTGACCTACACCGAGAAGGCGTCCACGACGACCGGCCCGACCGGGCTCGTCAACGTGCTGCGCGGCGCCGAGCGCTGGGTGAACTACCTGGTCGCGGACGGGCAGATCTGGTCGCCGGTCGGGTACGGGCTGTCGCTGACGCCGCTGGCGATGCTGTGCACGGGCGTCGTCGCGGCGCTCGGGCTGGCCGGGCTCGCCGGACGGCTGCTGCCCGAGCGGACGTTCCTGCTGCTGACGCTGCTCACCGGGCTCGCGATCCTGACCACCGGCCACATGAGCGACCTGCCGGGCCTGTTCGCAGGGGACGCGCGCGCCCTCCTCGACGGCGCCCTCGCCCCCTTCCGGAACCTGCACAAGTTCGACGCCGTGATCCGGTTGCCGCTCGCGCTCGGCCTCGCGCACGTGCTCGTCGCGGCGGCGCGATGGCTGAAGCACCGGCGTCCGGAGGACGATCCCACGCTCGTCTACCCGGAGCGGGGCGGGCTGCGCGGCCGGATCCGCGCCGCCGCCGTCCTGCCGCTGGTCGCGGCGGTCGCGCTCGGCGGCATCGGCCTCACCGGCGCCGTCCGGGGCCTCAGCGGCTCCGGCGACTTCAAGGAGGTCCCCGGGTACTGGAAGGACGCGGCGTCGTGGCTGAACGAGCGCGCCGGACGGCAGGGCGTGCTCGCCGTCCCCGGTTCGGCGTTCGGCGAGTACCTGTGGGGCCGCCCGATGGACGACATCGTGCAGCCGCTGCTGGACGCGCGCTGGGGCGTCCGGCAGCTCGTCCCGGCCGGGTCGCCCGGCTACACGCGCGCGCTCGACGCGATCGAGCTGCAGGCCAGGGCCGGGCAGCCGTCCCCGGGGCTGAGCGAGTTCCTCGGCCGGATGGGCGTCCGGTACGTCCTGGTCCGCAATGATCTGCGGCGGGAGAGCCTGGACGGCGGGCGACCCGCCCGCGTCCACGAGACGCTCGACGGCTCGCCGGGCCTGAAGCGGGTCGCGACGTTCGGCCCGCCGGTCGGGCACACGCCGGTGGACGACGCCGTCTCGGCGCTCGACCAGCCGTACCCCGCGCTGGAGGTCTACGAGGTCGAGGGCGCCGAACCCGTCGCGACGCTCACCGAGGCCGCCGACCCCGTCCGCGTGTACGGGGGGCCGGAGTCGCTGCTGACCATGGCGGACGGCGGCGCCCTCCCGGACGGGCCCGTCCTGCTGAACGACGACGCCGCCGACCTCGGCGGCGCCCCCGTGATCACCGACTCGCCGCGGCTCGTCCGGCGCAACTTCGGCGAGCTGCACCAGACGTCGCACACGCTCGGCGCCGCGCACCGCCGCGAGGCCGCCGACGTCCTGGACGACGGCTGGAAGAGGTACGCCTCGCACGTCGCCTATGGCGGCGGCATCCGGGACGTGACGGCGTCGTCCGCGGCGTCCGGCGAGGACACGGCGCCCGAGGGGCACCTGCCCGGCGCCGCCCCCTTCGCGGCGCTCGACGGCGACCCGTTCTCCGCGTGGCGCACCGGCGGGTTCGACGGCCCGGTCGGGCAGTGGCTCCGCGTCGACTTCGACCGGCCCCGTGACGTCGGCGACCTCACCGCGGCGTTCCTGCAGGCCGAAGCGCTCGGCCCGCCCGTCGCCCGCGTGGCGGTCGAGACCGAGCACGGGGCCGTCGAGCAGGACGTCCGGCGCACCGCCGACGCGCAGCCGCTGCGGGCGCCCGAGGGGGAGACCCGCTGGGTGCGGATCCGTGTCCTCGGGCTGACCGCCGAGCCCGCCGAGCCGGGATTCGCGCGCGCGGGCATCACCGAGCTGGCCGTCGGCGGCGTCGAGCCCACCCGCACCTACGTCCTGCCCTCACCGGGCGGGACGGACGAACCCGCGACGTACGTGATGAGCCGGGTGCCCGGCGGCAAGGCGCCGTGCATGCGGGGAAGCGTCCGCTGGGTCTGCTCGGACGAGCTCGGCGTGCGCGGCGAGGAGGGCGACGGCTTCGACCGGACGTTCGCCTCCGCGAAGGCCCGCGACGTACGGCTCACCGGCACGGCCGTCCTCACCGACGAGGAGCTGATCGCCCGGTACACCGAGGCCGACCGGCAGCCCGTCGTCAAGGCCACCTCGACCCTCACCGCCCACCCCGCGAACGCCCCCCGGTCCGGGTTCGACGGCGACCCGGCCACCACCTGGATCGCGGAGCCGGACGACCGCGCGCCCGCGTTCGCGGTCGCGTGGGGCGCGCCGCGGAAGGTCGGGACGCTCGAGCTGCGCCGCCCGCCGGGCGCGTCCGGGCCCGCCCGGGTCCGGATCGAGGGCGACGACGGCGAGATCCGCGAGGGCCTGTCGGACGGCGCGGGCCGCATCTCGTTCGCCCCGATGACCACCGAGCGGGTCAAGGTCACCTTCCTGGACAACCGGCGGCTGCAGCCGATCCAGCTCACCGACCTGGTGATCCCCGGCGTCGAGCCGATGCCGGACGTGCGCGGCGCCGACCTCGAACTGCGGTGCGGCCTCGGACCCAAGCTGCGGATCGGCGGGAAGACCGTCCGGACGAAGGCCGCGGGCACGTTCGGCGACCTGCTCGCGGGCCGTCCCGTCCGGTTCGCCGCCTGCGACCCGGTGCCGCTGAAGGCGGGCGAGAACCGGCTGACCGGCGTCCCGCTCGACACCTACCGGATCGAGACGGTGATCGCGGACGGCGACGCGGCGCGGGCGCCGCGGAGCACGGCGAAGCCGGCGCCGGTCGAGGTCGCGAGCTGGGAGTCCGGCTCCCGCGAGGTCCGGGTGGACGCCGCCGCGGCGTCGTTCCTCACCGTGCAGGAGAATTTCAACGAGGGCTGGCGGGCCACCGTGGACGGCACCGAGCTGCGGCCCGTCCGGCTCGACGGGTGGAAGCAGGGGTGGCTCGTCCCGGCCGGGACGCGGGGCGCCGTCGAGCTGACCTACGAGCCCGACCGGGCGCAGCTCGTCTCCGTCGCGGGCGGGCTCGGCCTGCTCGTCCTCCTGCTGGCCGTCGCCGTCCGCCCGTTCGGGCGCCGCCGCCCGCCGCGCGGCCGGGCCCCCGCGGCCGTCCCCGCGGCGGGACGCGGCTGGCCGATCTGGGCGGCGCTCCCGTTCGCCGCCGCGCTCGGCGCGTGGATCGGCGGCGTCCCGGGCGCCGCCGTCACCCTCGCCGTCGCGGTCGTGTGCGGGTGGGCCCGCACCCGGCGCCTCGCCGCGCTGCGCGCGATCGCCTCGCCGTGGCCGGTCGCCGTCGCGATGGTCGCGGGGACCGGCTGCCTCGCCGTCGGCGCCCGCTGGAACCTGCTCGGCAACCCCGCGAACCCGTCCGGCGTGCTCGGCGACGTCGCGCCGCAGGTCCTCGGGCTGGTGATCGTCGGCCGGCTCGCGATCGAACTGTGGCGGCCCCGACCGCCCCGGGGCGGCTCCGGCCGCTCCGGCGGCGGGCCGATCTCGGTCAGTTGGGACGCGCCGGGCGGAGCTACCCCGGGAAGCGCCGCTGCACCGCCTGCACCGGACGTTCCACCAGGTAGAAGCTCAACGCCGCCGCTGCGATGGACGCCGCGGCCAGCACCGGAAGATCCGTGA
- a CDS encoding glycosyltransferase family 4 protein, producing MSTRLAVVNWRDPWHPAAGGAERYAWEVARGMALRGSQVTYITARARGQKRREQVEDVTFVRLGGRFTVYPLVLLWLLLHRRSFDVVIDCQNGIPFFSPWVLPRRVPVFCVVHHVHDDQFGMYFPPWLAWVGRVLEGPVSRWTYRRHSFVVVSSSTLRAVRERLGWTGPAHVVHNGSVVADPNVEDAPGTRGDPDLVCVTRLVPYKRLGLLLDLAERLAARRPGLRLHVVGDGPEAAALADGIAARGLTGVVVPHGYVSEEVKAALVARADLHLSTSRGEGWGLSVIEAAALGVPTVAGDVDGLRDAVRDDVTGWLVPSGGDYLDVVERALKELDDPARRAAVAAACRGRAAGFDWDRTTERVAALVAAAVPRYGDATDEGTTHHRTTEGTRRDHGRRRG from the coding sequence ATGAGCACGAGGCTCGCGGTCGTCAACTGGCGTGACCCCTGGCATCCGGCCGCGGGCGGCGCCGAACGTTACGCGTGGGAGGTCGCGCGGGGTATGGCCCTGCGCGGATCCCAGGTCACCTACATCACCGCCCGCGCGCGCGGGCAGAAGCGCAGGGAGCAGGTAGAGGACGTCACGTTCGTGCGGCTCGGCGGACGGTTCACCGTCTACCCGCTCGTCCTGCTGTGGCTGCTCCTGCATCGCCGGTCGTTCGACGTGGTCATCGACTGCCAGAACGGCATCCCCTTCTTCTCCCCATGGGTTCTGCCCCGCCGCGTCCCGGTCTTCTGCGTCGTTCACCATGTGCACGACGACCAGTTCGGCATGTACTTCCCGCCCTGGCTGGCTTGGGTCGGCCGTGTGCTGGAGGGGCCGGTGAGCCGCTGGACGTACCGGCGGCACTCATTCGTGGTCGTGTCCTCCTCCACTTTGCGTGCCGTCCGTGAACGACTGGGCTGGACCGGTCCCGCCCACGTCGTCCACAACGGTTCCGTGGTCGCGGACCCGAACGTCGAGGACGCTCCGGGGACGCGTGGGGATCCCGACCTCGTCTGCGTGACCCGGCTCGTCCCCTACAAACGGCTCGGTCTCCTCCTCGACCTGGCCGAACGTCTCGCCGCGCGCCGTCCGGGCCTGCGCCTGCACGTCGTCGGGGACGGACCGGAGGCGGCCGCGCTCGCCGACGGGATCGCCGCGCGCGGCCTCACCGGCGTCGTCGTCCCGCACGGCTACGTGTCCGAGGAGGTCAAGGCGGCCCTCGTCGCCCGCGCCGACCTGCACCTGTCGACGTCCCGGGGCGAGGGCTGGGGGCTCAGCGTGATCGAGGCCGCCGCGCTCGGCGTCCCGACCGTCGCCGGCGACGTCGACGGGCTGCGCGACGCCGTCCGCGACGACGTCACGGGCTGGCTCGTCCCGTCCGGCGGCGACTACCTCGACGTGGTGGAACGCGCCCTGAAGGAGCTGGACGATCCGGCCCGCCGCGCGGCCGTCGCCGCCGCCTGCCGGGGGCGCGCCGCCGGGTTCGACTGGGACCGGACGACCGAGCGCGTGGCCGCACTCGTCGCGGCGGCCGTCCCCCGGTACGGTGACGCGACGGACGAGGGCACGACCCACCACCGCACGACGGAAGGGACTCGGCGGGACCATGGCCGTCGGAGAGGCTGA
- a CDS encoding glycosyltransferase, whose product MGTWCAGPVLLEIVVPAHNEAGRLPAGLGLLSDKLAGLPVRAEVIVVDNASTDGTAEIARSWRGPVPVRLVRCDRRGKGAAVRAGLLATRAPWVGFMDADMATDLAALDDVLGLLRDGRPVVVGSRRHERSIVQAYALPVRRLGAVTFNRIVRDLAGGVADTQCGFKFFAGPLARAAAADLRTAGFSFDVELLAHCVRRGAEVTAIPVVWRDRPGSTFSVRRHSLRCLIDLALIRARAGGGRPAEGVRVPPQASAPSGEAPGAVAVRESPRAASGFGRG is encoded by the coding sequence ATGGGGACCTGGTGCGCGGGCCCCGTCCTGCTGGAGATCGTCGTCCCGGCCCACAACGAGGCCGGACGGCTCCCGGCGGGTCTCGGCCTGCTCAGCGACAAGCTCGCCGGACTGCCGGTGCGCGCCGAGGTGATCGTCGTCGACAACGCCAGCACCGACGGCACGGCCGAGATCGCCCGCTCCTGGCGCGGGCCGGTGCCCGTGCGGCTGGTGCGGTGCGACCGGCGCGGCAAGGGCGCGGCCGTCCGTGCCGGGCTGCTCGCCACGCGCGCCCCCTGGGTCGGGTTCATGGACGCCGACATGGCGACGGACCTCGCGGCGCTCGACGACGTCCTCGGCCTGTTGCGGGACGGACGTCCGGTGGTGGTCGGGTCGCGCCGGCACGAACGGTCGATCGTCCAGGCGTACGCGCTGCCGGTCCGCAGGCTCGGGGCGGTCACCTTCAACCGGATCGTCCGCGACCTGGCGGGCGGCGTCGCCGACACCCAGTGCGGGTTCAAGTTCTTCGCCGGGCCGCTGGCGCGCGCCGCCGCCGCCGATCTGCGCACCGCGGGGTTCTCCTTCGACGTCGAGCTGCTCGCGCACTGCGTGCGGCGGGGCGCCGAGGTCACCGCGATCCCCGTCGTGTGGCGCGACCGTCCGGGCTCGACGTTCTCGGTGCGGCGGCATTCGCTGCGCTGCCTCATCGACCTCGCGCTTATCCGTGCGCGCGCGGGCGGCGGGCGGCCTGCGGAAGGCGTCCGGGTGCCGCCGCAGGCGTCCGCGCCGTCCGGCGAGGCGCCGGGCGCGGTCGCGGTGCGCGAATCCCCTCGCGCTGCTTCGGGCTTCGGGCGGGGATGA